A region from the Spiroplasma taiwanense CT-1 genome encodes:
- a CDS encoding 6-phosphogluconolactonase, with protein MNLIVKNDYEEMSEYTAKILYDILITNEPLNIALTGGKTPIRAYEILAEMLKNKKIVNKKIYNFDEIEYKNSEIKFGATKNELRQIILDKIDLSQSSFIHLNTKNYEQWNDIVKSNGGLDIIFIGLGADGHFCGNLSGEVEFGSKIRLIKIPQN; from the coding sequence ATGAATTTAATTGTAAAAAATGATTATGAAGAAATGAGTGAATATACTGCAAAAATTTTATATGATATTTTAATAACAAACGAACCATTAAATATTGCTTTAACTGGGGGTAAAACACCAATTAGAGCTTATGAAATTCTTGCAGAAATGTTAAAGAATAAGAAAATTGTAAATAAAAAAATTTATAATTTTGATGAAATCGAATATAAAAATAGTGAAATAAAATTTGGTGCAACTAAAAATGAATTAAGACAGATAATTTTAGATAAAATTGATTTATCTCAAAGTAGTTTTATTCATTTAAATACAAAAAATTATGAACAATGAAATGATATTGTTAAATCTAATGGAGGTTTAGATATTATTTTTATTGGTTTAGGGGCTGATGGGCATTTTTGTGGAAATTTATCAGGTGAAGTGGAATTTGGATCCAAAATAAGACTTATTAAAATCCCTCAAAATTAA
- a CDS encoding S1 RNA-binding domain-containing protein — MDKIVKVTITKIVDFGAFCDASIDGKTYKGLIHISEIADSFVTNVSDYVTVGQEVDGYVISIDDNKDQAKISLKRV; from the coding sequence ATGGATAAAATTGTAAAAGTAACTATTACTAAAATTGTTGACTTTGGTGCATTTTGTGATGCAAGTATCGATGGAAAAACTTACAAAGGGTTAATTCATATTTCTGAAATAGCTGATAGCTTTGTGACTAATGTTTCTGACTATGTAACAGTAGGGCAAGAAGTTGACGGTTATGTTATTTCAATCGATGATAACAAAGATCAAGCAAAAATATCATTAAAAAGAGTTTAA
- a CDS encoding MurR/RpiR family transcriptional regulator, whose product MESIFEKLENTSKDFKDTTFKLIANQILSCWQTGAFKNQETLSKECFVSNSIITKFSKGLGYSGYRELLFELKREYNHYSFKNENFDEFKFENFIYSLGEWIKENSNFIKKISKNLINVKFVKIYSSYQSRLASKYLFELLLMLGKVTVIIEQEYSLLGNPIADENSLVNILILAGRDNDTLIRKFNNDVNKNSNCYLITTSRQVQKMENSFQETLLIDFEFDNSSFFYRNIALELLFLEIFHQIM is encoded by the coding sequence ATGGAATCAATATTTGAAAAATTGGAAAATACCTCAAAAGATTTTAAAGATACAACATTTAAATTAATAGCAAATCAAATTTTAAGTTGTTGGCAAACAGGTGCTTTTAAAAATCAAGAAACTTTGAGTAAAGAATGTTTTGTTTCTAATTCAATAATAACTAAATTTTCAAAAGGATTAGGTTATTCAGGATATAGAGAATTATTGTTTGAACTTAAAAGAGAGTACAATCATTATAGTTTTAAAAATGAAAATTTTGATGAATTTAAATTTGAAAACTTTATTTACTCATTAGGTGAATGAATAAAAGAAAATAGTAATTTTATAAAAAAAATTTCTAAGAATTTAATTAATGTTAAATTTGTGAAAATATATTCTTCTTATCAATCAAGGCTTGCAAGTAAATATCTATTCGAGCTTTTATTAATGCTTGGAAAAGTAACAGTTATTATTGAACAAGAATATAGTTTACTTGGTAATCCAATTGCTGATGAAAATTCATTAGTAAATATATTAATTTTAGCAGGTAGGGATAATGATACTTTAATTAGAAAATTTAATAATGATGTAAATAAAAATTCAAATTGTTATTTAATTACTACTTCAAGACAAGTTCAAAAAATGGAAAATTCATTTCAAGAAACATTATTAATAGACTTTGAATTTGATAACTCAAGTTTCTTTTATAGAAATATTGCGTTAGAATTATTATTTTTAGAAATTTTTCATCAAATAATGTAA
- a CDS encoding alpha/beta hydrolase, translated as MNYEKSLKKIKKYHYNWFNITLTIIFFPIVLLMSWLCVLLFLGYLFKYQRSGKNKHNIELNTYEHLIYDLKVKNIENFNISEEQIKEFNIGLFKEQISALIVRNKNSNKWVIGLHGFKRNKYIGLRNVSHFYEQGYNIITFDAYAHGKTYGTKSDFGWSNSKILNEVINWVKSCYKVEEIGVFGVSMGASSALYFANKYYQNNKIDWMIADCGFAEAVPQIRFFLKKYLKLPWWLMSLGINYNFRRYTQSDIKDVNLLLVNQNIRDLKILFIHGKKDDFIMYHNSIVMHYLKTKIELKPISQIVIYDNAKHSSSMHMNLENYKNTTLSFIK; from the coding sequence ATGAACTATGAAAAAAGTTTAAAAAAAATAAAAAAATATCATTATAATTGATTTAATATTACTTTAACTATTATATTTTTTCCTATTGTTCTTTTAATGAGCTGATTATGTGTTCTATTATTTCTTGGCTATCTCTTTAAATATCAAAGAAGTGGAAAAAACAAACACAATATAGAACTAAATACTTACGAACATCTTATTTATGATTTAAAAGTAAAAAATATTGAAAACTTTAATATTTCAGAAGAACAAATAAAGGAATTTAATATTGGATTGTTTAAAGAACAAATAAGTGCATTAATTGTAAGAAATAAAAATTCAAATAAGTGAGTAATTGGATTACATGGTTTTAAGAGAAATAAATATATTGGTTTAAGAAATGTATCCCATTTTTATGAACAAGGATATAATATAATAACTTTTGATGCTTATGCTCATGGTAAAACTTATGGAACAAAATCTGATTTTGGTTGATCAAATTCAAAAATTTTAAATGAAGTTATAAATTGAGTTAAAAGTTGTTATAAAGTTGAAGAAATTGGAGTTTTTGGAGTTAGTATGGGTGCTTCCTCAGCATTATACTTTGCAAATAAATACTATCAAAATAATAAAATTGATTGAATGATTGCAGATTGTGGATTTGCTGAAGCAGTCCCTCAAATTAGATTTTTTTTAAAAAAATATTTGAAGCTTCCATGATGACTGATGTCATTAGGAATTAATTATAATTTTAGAAGATATACTCAATCAGATATTAAAGATGTAAATTTACTACTAGTTAATCAAAATATAAGAGACTTAAAAATTTTATTTATTCATGGTAAAAAAGATGATTTTATAATGTATCATAATTCAATTGTAATGCACTATTTAAAAACTAAAATTGAGTTAAAGCCAATTAGTCAAATAGTGATTTATGATAATGCAAAGCATTCTAGTTCAATGCATATGAATTTAGAAAACTATAAAAATACTACTTTAAGTTTTATTAAATAA